One Benincasa hispida cultivar B227 unplaced genomic scaffold, ASM972705v1 Contig285, whole genome shotgun sequence genomic region harbors:
- the LOC120069216 gene encoding keratin-associated protein 5-4-like → MEARCCWLRKQSREWWWHCCCGCGSKVGKGGYIAAAGCGSKIEENEGIAAAGCGSKVESIRGITAASCGSKVGSNGSIVAAGCGSKIGSNGGIVAASCGSKVGSDGGTAAGCGVRDEWCGTAVAGVEKDKIESNGGIAAAGCGSKVGNIRGITAAGCGSKVGSNGGIVAAGCGSKVGSDGAAAGCGSKVESDRGTVAAGCGSKVRNGGGTVAAGCGSKIKSNGGIAAAGCGSKVRSIRGITAAGCGSKVGSNGDIVAAGCGSKVGSDGGIVAAGCGSKVGNDGGTATAGCGSKVGSDGGIAAAGCGSKVGCNGGTAAGCGTKVGSGGGDVAAGCGSKVGCDGRTAAAGCRSKVGSNGCTATAGCGSKVESSGCTVAAGCGSKVESGGCTASIGCKDIIKSDGCNACAGCGIMV, encoded by the exons ATGGAGGCACGTTGCTGCTGGTTGCGGAAGCAAAGTAGGGAGTGGTGGTGGCACTGCTGCTGTGGGTGCGGAAGTAAGGTAGGGAAAGGCGGATACATTGCTGCTGCTGGGTGCGGAAGCAAGATAGAAGAGAATGAAGGCATTGCTGCTGCTGGTTGTGGAAGCAAGGTAGAGAGCATCAGAGGCATTACTGCTGCTAGTTGTGGAAGCAAGGTAGGGAGTAACGGCAGCATTGTTGCTGCTGGATGTGGAAGCAAGATAGGGAGTAACGGAGGCATTGTTGCTGCTAGTTGTGGAAGCAAGGTAGGGAGCGATGGAGGCACTGCTGCTGGTTGTGGAGTAAG GGATGAATGGTGTGGCACTGCTGTTGCTGGTGTGGAGAAAGACAAGATAGAGAGCAATGGAGGCATTGCTGCTGCTGGTTGCGGAAGCAAGGTAGGGAACATCAGAGGCATTACTGCTGCTGGTTGTGGAAGCAAGGTAGGGAGTAACGGAGGCATTGTTGCTGCTGGTTGTGGAAGCAAGGTAGGGAGCGATGGAGCTGCTGCTGGTTGTGGAAGTAAGGTAGAAAGCGACAGAGGGACTGTTGCTGCTGGTTGCGGAAGCAAAGTAAGGAATGGTGGTGGCACTGTTGCTGCTGGGTGTGGAAGTAAGATAAAGAGCAATGGAGGCATTGCTGCTGCTGGTTGCGGAAGCAAGGTAAGGAGCATCAGAGGCATTACTGCGGCAGGTTGTGGAAGCAAGGTAGGGAGTAACGGAGACATTGTTGCTGCTGGTTGTGGAAGCAAGGTAGGGAGCGATGGAGGCATTGTTGCTGCTGGTTGCGGAAGCAAAGTAGGGAATGATGGTGGCACTGCTACTGCTGGGTGCGGAAGCAAGGTAGGGAGCGATGGAGGCATTGCTGCTGCTGGGTGTGGAAGTAAGGTAGGGTGTAATGGTGGCACTGCTGCTGGCTGCGGAACCAAGGTAGGAAGTGGTGGAGGTGATGTTGCTGCTGGGTGCGGAAGTAAGGTAGGGTGTGATGGACGTACTGCTGCTGCCGGGTGCAGAAGCAAGGTAGGGAGCAATGGATGTACTGCTACGGCTGGGTGTGGAAGCAAGGTAGAGAGCAGTGGATGCACTGTTGCTGCTGGGTGTGGAAGCAAGGTAGAGAGCGGTGGATGCACTGCTAGTATTGGGTGCAAAGACATCATAAAAAGTGATGGATGCAATGCTTGTGCTGGGTGTGGTATCATGGTGTAG